One genomic window of Verrucomicrobiia bacterium includes the following:
- a CDS encoding COX15/CtaA family protein yields MSHASSTSRGVHAFAVATAIATLLLIAVGGLVTSKGAGMAVPDWPTSYGYNMFALPIHLWTGGALYEHTHRLWASVVGLMVVALTRWLGGRASRKPLAWIGAAELLAGLLMVTLWPSLRGTGFFLSGIGGVVLLAALVWIRNDAASHGLVRLGWIVFVLVQVQGLLGGLRVVLFKDQLGIFHAALAQVFFVLLCIIALFTSRTWRRHVSHQSSPLEQGAVGMPVRAGSRASRFAILATTVLIFIQLLIGATMRHQHAGLAIWDFPLAHGELWPATDPESVLRYNQQRVEISSANPITPFQIHLHMAHRFMAVVILAAVVYCAGTLWRSRRLGESSHFAARCSAVWLGLILAQVGLGIATVLTHKAADVATAHVVVGVLSLATGALLCIFTFRSLAFSMRAPFLPGDARRFTGRSGVTAGASQR; encoded by the coding sequence ATGTCTCACGCTTCTTCAACATCCCGCGGTGTTCATGCCTTTGCGGTCGCCACCGCCATCGCGACCCTGCTGTTGATTGCAGTTGGCGGGCTCGTGACAAGCAAGGGCGCCGGCATGGCAGTGCCGGACTGGCCGACCAGTTACGGCTACAACATGTTCGCGCTGCCGATTCACCTCTGGACGGGTGGTGCGTTGTACGAGCACACGCATCGGCTCTGGGCGTCGGTTGTCGGCCTGATGGTGGTAGCCCTGACGCGGTGGTTGGGTGGCCGCGCTTCCCGCAAGCCGCTCGCGTGGATTGGCGCGGCGGAACTGCTCGCGGGTCTTTTGATGGTCACTCTCTGGCCGAGCCTTAGGGGAACAGGCTTTTTCCTTTCTGGCATCGGCGGCGTGGTGTTGCTCGCGGCGCTGGTGTGGATCAGGAACGACGCCGCGTCCCACGGGCTCGTGCGGCTTGGTTGGATCGTGTTTGTGCTCGTGCAGGTTCAGGGGTTGCTGGGCGGCTTGAGGGTCGTGCTGTTTAAGGATCAATTGGGCATCTTCCACGCCGCGCTAGCCCAAGTTTTCTTTGTCCTGCTGTGCATCATCGCTCTGTTCACCAGCCGCACGTGGCGGCGTCATGTGTCGCATCAATCGTCCCCCCTTGAACAGGGCGCGGTGGGGATGCCAGTGCGTGCAGGGTCCCGGGCCTCGCGATTCGCGATTCTCGCGACGACGGTGCTGATCTTTATTCAGTTGCTGATTGGGGCCACCATGCGGCACCAGCATGCGGGGTTGGCGATATGGGATTTTCCGCTCGCGCATGGGGAGCTTTGGCCGGCAACCGACCCGGAATCCGTTCTTCGGTACAACCAGCAGCGTGTGGAGATCTCGTCGGCGAATCCAATCACCCCATTTCAAATTCATCTTCACATGGCGCACCGTTTTATGGCGGTGGTGATCCTGGCCGCGGTGGTTTATTGCGCTGGAACCTTGTGGCGCTCACGACGGCTTGGGGAATCGAGCCATTTCGCGGCACGATGCTCCGCCGTGTGGCTGGGTCTGATTCTGGCGCAGGTCGGATTGGGAATTGCAACCGTGTTGACCCATAAGGCGGCTGACGTGGCGACTGCGCATGTGGTGGTGGGTGTACTTTCTCTGGCCACGGGTGCACTGCTGTGTATATTCACTTTTCGCAGCCTTGCCTTTTCAATGCGCGCGCCCTTTTTGCCAGGTGACGCGCGCCGCTTCACTGGCAGAAGCGGAGTCACGGCAGGCGCATCACAGAGATGA
- the cyoE gene encoding heme o synthase — translation MKATAPTLIDAVPDEKSWFAVYADLTKARLTFLVVLTTLVGFYIGFEGPVNYALMFHAVFGTAMVASGAAALNQLLEREHDAKMRRTRNRPLPSGRLQPTTVMIFGGVCGCAGLLYLALAVNLTTSVIGAISLLSYLFIYTPLKRVTWLNTAIGAIPGALPPLMGWTAARGELTTEGWVLFAILAFWQLPHFLAIAWIYREEYEKAGFKMLPVIDPEGHRTARQAVSHTLGLLPISICPFLFKLTGPIYLVGALVLGVAFLWFAVQFARQLTIARARQLFYASILYLPLLLTVMVLDKWK, via the coding sequence ATGAAAGCAACTGCACCAACATTGATCGACGCTGTTCCCGACGAGAAGAGCTGGTTCGCCGTCTATGCTGATCTCACCAAGGCGCGGCTGACTTTCCTTGTCGTTTTGACGACGCTGGTTGGGTTTTACATCGGGTTTGAGGGGCCGGTGAATTACGCGCTGATGTTTCACGCTGTGTTTGGAACGGCCATGGTCGCAAGCGGCGCGGCGGCGCTGAATCAGCTTCTCGAGCGCGAGCACGATGCGAAGATGCGACGCACGCGCAACCGGCCGTTGCCTTCAGGGCGGCTGCAGCCCACGACCGTAATGATTTTCGGCGGGGTGTGCGGCTGCGCCGGATTGTTGTATCTGGCGCTGGCTGTGAATCTCACCACGAGCGTTATCGGCGCGATTTCATTGCTGAGCTATCTGTTCATCTACACGCCTTTGAAACGCGTGACCTGGTTGAACACAGCGATCGGCGCCATTCCGGGAGCACTTCCGCCTTTGATGGGATGGACCGCGGCGCGCGGCGAACTCACGACAGAAGGATGGGTGCTGTTTGCAATCCTTGCATTCTGGCAATTGCCGCATTTCCTCGCGATCGCGTGGATATATCGCGAAGAATACGAGAAGGCGGGATTCAAGATGCTTCCAGTGATCGATCCGGAAGGGCATCGCACGGCGCGCCAGGCGGTGAGCCACACGCTGGGTTTGTTGCCCATCAGCATCTGCCCATTCCTGTTCAAACTGACGGGGCCGATATACCTCGTGGGCGCGCTGGTGCTGGGAGTGGCGTTCCTCTGGTTTGCGGTTCAATTCGCCCGCCAGTTGACCATCGCGCGCGCGCGCCAGCTTTTTTATGCATCCATTCTATACCTCCCACTGCTGCTCACGGTGATGGTTCTGGACAAGTGGAAATGA